The following coding sequences lie in one Chelatococcus sp. YT9 genomic window:
- a CDS encoding ABC transporter permease, whose product MKALIFIANRAAQGVIVLLGVSAIVFFALFLTGDPAALMMPPDASRAEIEAFRQAMGFNDPIWVQYGRFLGGVFSGEFGNSLRFQRPAFDLLIERLPATALLACAALLWSSLLGFLLGTIAAVRKDSPIDFAIRVISLLGQAIPVFWLALLLIIVFSLNLRWLPSSGIGTFKQLIMPSIALGAYYLSAITRLVRASLIEVLGEHYIRTARAKGVKGWSLVVHHALRNALIPVITVQGIYFASLLGGALVTEIIFAWPGIGRLAVESIQNRDFPVVQAVVLFAAFVFVVVNFLVDLAYLWLNPRIRL is encoded by the coding sequence GTGAAGGCACTGATCTTCATCGCCAATCGCGCCGCGCAGGGCGTCATCGTGCTGCTCGGCGTGTCGGCGATCGTCTTCTTCGCGCTTTTCCTCACGGGCGACCCCGCTGCCCTGATGATGCCGCCCGATGCCTCGCGCGCCGAGATCGAAGCCTTCCGCCAGGCGATGGGCTTCAATGATCCGATCTGGGTTCAATACGGCCGCTTCCTCGGCGGCGTCTTTTCCGGCGAGTTCGGCAATTCGCTCCGCTTCCAGCGTCCGGCGTTCGACCTGCTGATCGAGCGCCTTCCCGCCACGGCGCTTCTCGCCTGCGCCGCGCTCCTGTGGAGCTCGCTGCTCGGCTTCCTTCTCGGCACCATCGCTGCCGTGCGCAAGGACAGCCCCATCGATTTCGCCATCCGCGTCATCTCCCTGCTGGGGCAAGCCATCCCGGTGTTCTGGCTGGCCCTCCTTCTGATCATCGTCTTCTCGCTCAATCTGCGTTGGCTGCCGAGCAGCGGCATCGGCACCTTCAAGCAGCTGATCATGCCGTCGATCGCGCTCGGCGCCTATTACCTCAGCGCGATCACGCGTCTGGTGCGCGCCAGCCTGATCGAGGTGCTGGGCGAGCACTACATTCGCACGGCCCGCGCGAAGGGCGTCAAGGGCTGGTCCCTCGTCGTCCACCATGCCCTGCGCAACGCCCTGATCCCGGTGATCACCGTACAGGGGATATACTTTGCATCACTGCTTGGCGGCGCGCTCGTGACCGAGATCATCTTCGCCTGGCCGGGCATCGGGCGGCTCGCGGTGGAATCTATCCAGAACCGCGATTTTCCCGTGGTTCAGGCGGTGGTCTTGTTCGCCGCCTTCGTGTTTGTGGTCGTGAACTTTCTTGTCGACCTCGCCTATCTCTGGCTCAACCCGAGGATCAGGCTGTGA
- a CDS encoding glucose 1-dehydrogenase has translation MLLEGQTAFITGGGGRLGRAIARCCQREGAAVVIADLNIAAARTVAADLASSGRTAVVAGDVSSKEDVQRMMDDAEKQLGLPDVLINAHGIFPNIPVLEVEVDDWDRIFAINVRGTMLPVQAMVRRWIDRGIKGSIVNLSSGAASSARAGGAGYNGSKAAVSMMTEVMAIEFGPHGIRVNAVAPGLVMDEVWTKDNGADLHPYAELMLKGTPLGRTGHPDDIAEAAVFLASSKASPWTTGSILKVTGGSHCGRTHMPLSRNMR, from the coding sequence ATGCTTCTCGAAGGACAGACGGCGTTCATCACAGGCGGCGGCGGCCGTCTTGGCAGGGCAATTGCCCGCTGTTGCCAGCGAGAGGGCGCGGCGGTCGTCATTGCGGACCTGAACATTGCCGCGGCCAGAACTGTTGCGGCAGATCTCGCGTCCTCGGGACGCACGGCAGTGGTCGCGGGCGACGTGTCCTCCAAGGAAGACGTCCAGCGCATGATGGACGATGCCGAGAAGCAACTCGGCCTGCCGGATGTGCTCATCAACGCGCATGGAATCTTCCCCAATATTCCCGTGCTCGAGGTCGAGGTCGATGACTGGGACCGGATCTTCGCAATCAACGTCCGCGGGACGATGCTGCCCGTGCAGGCGATGGTGCGACGCTGGATAGATCGGGGGATCAAGGGCTCGATCGTCAACCTGTCATCGGGAGCCGCCAGCTCCGCACGGGCGGGCGGTGCCGGATACAACGGCTCGAAAGCGGCGGTCAGCATGATGACTGAGGTCATGGCCATCGAGTTCGGGCCGCACGGCATCCGCGTCAATGCGGTGGCGCCCGGTCTCGTCATGGACGAGGTCTGGACGAAAGACAACGGGGCGGATCTGCATCCCTATGCCGAGCTGATGTTGAAGGGTACACCACTCGGCCGCACCGGCCACCCCGACGACATCGCAGAGGCCGCCGTCTTCCTCGCCTCTTCCAAAGCCTCACCCTGGACGACGGGATCAATCCTGAAGGTCACCGGCGGCTCCCACTGCGGCCGCACCCATATGCCCCTTTCAAGGAACATGCGCTGA
- a CDS encoding FCD domain-containing protein produces the protein MSIGPFNAAPRKSLVGYVEEELRNALVEGRLEPGTRLVTKELADTLGMSITPVREALVRFAASGILTAEPAQSFRVPALSAAQYLELSEVRKAVEGLAAAKAALRIAATDIARMQELLAQYLAAKSAGDPHSALMRNKEFRFVLYGAAEMPTLLSVIETLWLRAGPGFNYLYPEERRPLTIHNNYNELLEALHRRSADAARAAIEHAIDDGAKRVLAAINARESSSAA, from the coding sequence GTGAGCATCGGTCCCTTCAACGCGGCCCCCCGCAAGAGCCTCGTTGGCTATGTCGAGGAAGAATTGCGCAATGCCTTGGTCGAGGGGCGCCTGGAGCCCGGCACTCGGCTTGTCACCAAGGAACTCGCCGATACCCTCGGGATGAGCATTACACCGGTGCGCGAGGCGCTAGTGCGATTTGCCGCCTCCGGCATCCTGACTGCCGAGCCTGCGCAGTCCTTCCGCGTGCCCGCCCTGAGTGCCGCACAATATTTGGAGCTCTCAGAGGTCCGTAAGGCTGTTGAGGGGCTGGCGGCGGCGAAGGCCGCACTGCGCATAGCTGCCACGGATATTGCGCGAATGCAGGAGCTACTCGCTCAGTATCTGGCTGCGAAGTCTGCAGGTGATCCTCATTCGGCGCTCATGAGAAACAAGGAGTTTCGGTTCGTCCTCTACGGAGCTGCCGAGATGCCGACCTTGCTCAGCGTGATCGAGACCTTGTGGTTGCGAGCAGGTCCGGGCTTCAACTATCTCTATCCCGAGGAACGCAGGCCTCTCACAATCCATAACAACTACAACGAATTGCTCGAGGCGTTGCATCGTCGGTCCGCCGATGCCGCACGCGCGGCGATCGAACACGCGATCGATGATGGTGCCAAGCGTGTCCTCGCAGCTATCAACGCGCGCGAGAGTTCCAGCGCGGCGTGA
- a CDS encoding M20/M25/M40 family metallo-hydrolase, whose translation MTRPLSPLARNALNLAEAWCRVPSVRGNDQALDRQAAAISHWLRHELGAEIINDRRRDGRPAVVHARLDIGAAHTVILYNMYDVMPAEPAGWSVDPFSGGIVDLPEVGACFVARGAENNKGPLAGMLAVLKQMADSGALAVNVEILVEGEEESGSGALRAYLLDPTCPVRASIGGLFPSFCEYGGGPPRVYLGFSGIAKGEIRVEGGAWGGPRAAIHSSNAPWIANPASRLIAALALFGRSPTGELDRITLDAEARAIVAELAASFDPQAELSFRKTERFALDGDAEALLTHVLTTASATINSLATEPTAGDAVIPHAARAAFDLRCPPSLDPARYLAAFRETLQTAGLAGVSLDVADAYPGTRFSRDAEGVGALLAAYGATSVPPQIWPWAIGAAPGYAFARHADSFLIGGAGCGGNAHGIDEFMTLEGFERFLTSIAIWLDEMAKVPAPRTSP comes from the coding sequence GTGACCCGGCCGCTCTCCCCTCTGGCCCGGAATGCCCTCAACCTTGCCGAGGCATGGTGCCGCGTTCCGTCGGTGCGGGGGAACGATCAGGCGCTTGACCGCCAAGCAGCGGCCATCAGCCACTGGCTCAGGCACGAGCTCGGCGCGGAGATCATCAACGACCGCCGCCGGGACGGCCGGCCGGCGGTCGTCCACGCGCGGCTCGACATCGGCGCGGCCCATACGGTCATCCTCTACAACATGTACGACGTGATGCCCGCCGAGCCCGCCGGCTGGTCTGTTGACCCCTTCAGCGGCGGCATCGTTGATCTGCCGGAGGTCGGCGCCTGTTTCGTGGCACGCGGCGCGGAGAACAACAAGGGTCCGCTGGCCGGCATGCTGGCCGTCCTGAAACAGATGGCCGACAGCGGCGCCCTGGCCGTCAATGTCGAGATCCTCGTGGAGGGCGAGGAGGAAAGCGGCAGCGGCGCGCTGCGCGCCTATCTCCTCGACCCCACCTGCCCGGTCCGCGCCAGCATCGGCGGCCTGTTCCCGTCCTTCTGCGAATATGGCGGAGGCCCGCCGCGCGTCTATCTCGGCTTCTCCGGCATCGCAAAAGGCGAGATCCGCGTGGAAGGCGGCGCGTGGGGAGGCCCGCGTGCGGCCATCCACTCCAGCAATGCGCCGTGGATCGCCAATCCAGCGAGCCGTCTCATTGCGGCCCTTGCTCTGTTCGGCCGATCCCCGACCGGCGAACTCGACAGGATCACCCTCGATGCGGAAGCCCGCGCCATCGTCGCCGAGCTCGCGGCAAGCTTCGACCCCCAGGCGGAGCTTAGCTTCCGCAAGACGGAGCGCTTCGCGCTGGACGGCGATGCGGAAGCCTTGCTGACGCATGTGCTGACAACCGCCTCAGCCACCATCAACTCGCTCGCGACGGAGCCAACCGCGGGTGATGCCGTCATCCCGCATGCCGCGCGCGCGGCCTTCGACCTGCGGTGTCCGCCTTCCCTCGACCCCGCCCGCTATCTCGCGGCCTTTCGCGAGACGTTGCAGACAGCCGGCCTCGCCGGTGTCTCCCTTGACGTTGCCGATGCCTATCCCGGTACGCGGTTCAGCCGGGACGCGGAAGGGGTCGGCGCCTTGCTCGCCGCCTATGGCGCAACGTCAGTACCGCCGCAGATCTGGCCTTGGGCGATCGGCGCGGCCCCCGGCTATGCCTTTGCACGCCACGCGGATTCGTTTCTCATCGGCGGTGCGGGGTGCGGCGGCAACGCCCATGGCATCGATGAATTCATGACGCTGGAAGGCTTCGAGCGTTTCCTTACCTCCATCGCGATCTGGCTGGACGAGATGGCAAAGGTGCCCGCGCCGAGGACGAGCCCATGA
- a CDS encoding ketopantoate reductase family protein produces the protein MASPFVIIGAGAIGSIVGAHLMRSGHDVVFIEANEAHADAIRRNGLRISGHLDALVRPAIHAPSTYDGPMERVLLAVKSRDTIAGLSPYADRLAADGYVLSLQNGLEEEKIAAIVGKERTIGAYLTFGGYYKEPGHIVYGGAGSFKIGELDGRETSRITTLRQALSAQQPVDVTENIFGYLWSKMALGSVYFGTAIIDAPVLEIYDDRRARAVLSILAGEAVGVADAIGIRTENCDGFDPKVFRLDRPTDDAAQTASWDAQRAYWKSHDNTHTGVWRDLKIHRRKTEVEWQVGAVIRAAEKAGVAVPHLKRLKATVESIENGDRVQSWEALYDIVG, from the coding sequence ATGGCCTCTCCCTTTGTCATCATCGGCGCGGGAGCGATCGGCAGCATCGTCGGCGCTCATCTCATGCGCTCCGGACACGACGTCGTCTTCATCGAGGCCAATGAGGCACATGCAGATGCCATCCGGCGGAACGGCCTGAGGATCAGCGGACATCTCGACGCGCTGGTCCGTCCCGCCATTCACGCGCCATCGACCTATGACGGGCCGATGGAGCGCGTGCTTCTCGCCGTGAAGTCGCGCGATACGATCGCCGGCCTGTCCCCGTATGCCGATCGTCTTGCGGCGGATGGCTATGTTCTCTCGCTCCAGAACGGGCTTGAAGAAGAGAAGATCGCGGCCATCGTCGGGAAAGAACGCACGATTGGCGCCTATCTTACCTTTGGCGGCTACTACAAGGAACCAGGCCATATCGTCTATGGCGGCGCCGGAAGCTTCAAGATCGGCGAGCTCGACGGCCGCGAAACATCACGCATCACGACGCTCCGTCAAGCGTTGTCCGCGCAGCAACCCGTTGACGTGACAGAGAATATTTTTGGATACCTCTGGTCCAAGATGGCCCTGGGCTCAGTTTATTTCGGTACCGCGATCATCGACGCGCCTGTGCTTGAGATATACGACGATCGACGCGCGCGAGCCGTCCTCAGCATCCTCGCGGGAGAGGCCGTCGGGGTTGCGGACGCAATCGGCATTCGCACGGAAAACTGCGATGGCTTCGATCCCAAGGTATTCCGGCTGGACCGGCCAACTGACGACGCGGCTCAGACCGCTTCCTGGGATGCCCAGCGCGCCTACTGGAAAAGCCATGACAATACCCATACCGGCGTTTGGCGCGACCTGAAGATTCATCGTCGAAAGACCGAGGTGGAGTGGCAAGTGGGTGCGGTCATCCGCGCCGCGGAAAAAGCCGGCGTGGCCGTGCCGCATCTGAAGCGCCTCAAGGCGACGGTCGAAAGCATTGAGAATGGAGACCGGGTGCAGAGCTGGGAAGCCCTTTACGACATCGTTGGTTGA
- a CDS encoding VOC family protein, translated as MRASFDHLIVLVQDLDTAARDFERLGFTVAERHDAIAGSMRNRFICLADGSYLLLSAFADPGAAEKHRLGPLLQRGEGWADYSLVVEGIEEITARLQSLHVPTRGPVQVSNSVASGDRWSLDLLMTGIGAGGDDALPFIIEDRGGRAHRIPAVTQHRNGAVGIAGIRVATSSVAPVIATLRGILGETISLSETEVHGRPATRIGFGAGWIDVLEDLSVNKGSPGLFEAVIVTTMPQPERDPALTHGATIRFASR; from the coding sequence ATGCGTGCTTCCTTCGATCATCTCATTGTCCTCGTGCAAGATCTGGACACGGCTGCACGCGACTTCGAACGCTTGGGCTTTACCGTGGCCGAGCGGCACGATGCCATCGCCGGCTCCATGCGTAATCGCTTCATATGCCTCGCCGACGGCTCCTACCTGCTGCTCAGTGCCTTTGCGGATCCCGGGGCGGCGGAGAAGCACCGCCTCGGTCCCCTGCTGCAAAGGGGCGAAGGCTGGGCCGACTATTCTCTCGTCGTCGAGGGGATCGAAGAAATCACAGCGCGCCTTCAGTCGCTACATGTGCCAACACGAGGGCCAGTTCAGGTTTCCAACTCGGTCGCGAGTGGCGACCGCTGGTCGCTGGACCTCTTGATGACCGGCATCGGCGCGGGCGGCGATGACGCACTGCCCTTCATTATCGAGGATCGCGGGGGTCGCGCGCATCGCATTCCCGCAGTGACGCAACACCGCAACGGGGCAGTGGGCATTGCGGGCATCAGGGTCGCAACCTCCTCGGTGGCCCCAGTTATCGCAACGTTGCGGGGCATCCTCGGAGAGACGATCTCGCTATCGGAGACCGAAGTTCATGGTCGTCCGGCGACACGCATCGGTTTCGGTGCCGGCTGGATCGACGTGCTTGAAGATCTATCGGTCAACAAAGGCAGCCCTGGCCTCTTCGAGGCAGTCATCGTAACCACGATGCCCCAGCCAGAGCGCGATCCTGCTTTGACGCATGGAGCAACGATCCGTTTCGCGTCCCGGTGA
- a CDS encoding ABC transporter substrate-binding protein: MRQLKALALAAAILLPGSAAWAQASQITIARPVSTTAMDPGFLREAATIVDNIFDTLVMRDKAMQLVPGLAESWKSIDDTTWEFKLRQGVKFHNGEDFNAEAVKFTIDRIIDPAAKSPTLSYIRTVAGVDVIDPYTVRIRTTEPDPLLPTRMSRYPAYIVPPAYVKQVGNDGFASKPVGTGPYQLTAFIPDQHVILKANPGYWRGKPSIDQVTWRAIPDGTARITALVTGEVDLIEGVPVDLAPMISASSDADLVQVKNGGLTIYLGLVMKDKPLDNVKVRQALNMAIDRKGIVDNILKGMATPKGTQVGPADFGYLDIPPPAYDPQKAKALLAEAGFPDGFPIKMQSTLRYMKDGEVAQAIAQQFGDIGVKTDQEVLDWSVYVQQVPRKGPIFMLGWGSTQTLDADAAVYAILRTGEPYSTASIPELDKLLDESRKIVDPEARKTVLHDIQKLAAEQVPLITLYQEDSLYGKAKTLNFEGRPDARIPVFEMSKR, from the coding sequence ATGAGACAACTGAAAGCGTTAGCCTTGGCGGCAGCCATTTTATTGCCGGGATCAGCGGCATGGGCCCAAGCCAGCCAGATCACGATTGCACGGCCGGTTTCGACCACCGCGATGGACCCCGGGTTCCTGCGCGAGGCGGCCACAATCGTCGACAACATCTTCGACACGCTTGTCATGCGTGACAAGGCGATGCAGCTCGTCCCAGGGCTCGCCGAATCCTGGAAATCGATCGACGACACCACATGGGAATTCAAGCTCCGCCAGGGCGTCAAATTCCACAACGGCGAGGATTTCAACGCCGAGGCGGTAAAGTTCACGATTGACCGCATCATAGACCCGGCCGCCAAATCCCCGACGCTCTCCTACATCAGGACTGTGGCGGGCGTGGATGTGATCGATCCCTACACGGTACGCATCAGGACAACCGAGCCAGATCCCCTCCTGCCCACCCGGATGAGCCGCTATCCGGCCTATATCGTGCCGCCCGCCTATGTGAAGCAGGTCGGCAACGACGGCTTCGCGTCGAAGCCCGTCGGCACCGGCCCCTACCAACTCACTGCTTTCATTCCCGACCAGCACGTCATCCTGAAGGCCAATCCGGGCTATTGGCGGGGCAAGCCGTCGATCGATCAGGTGACTTGGCGTGCCATTCCCGACGGCACGGCCCGCATCACGGCACTCGTCACCGGCGAGGTGGATCTGATCGAGGGCGTGCCCGTCGATCTCGCGCCGATGATCTCGGCAAGCTCCGATGCCGACCTCGTGCAGGTGAAGAACGGCGGCCTGACGATCTATCTCGGGCTCGTCATGAAGGACAAGCCGCTCGACAACGTCAAGGTCCGCCAAGCCCTCAACATGGCGATCGATCGCAAGGGCATCGTCGACAATATCCTGAAGGGTATGGCGACGCCGAAGGGAACGCAGGTTGGTCCTGCCGATTTCGGCTATCTCGACATTCCTCCTCCAGCCTATGATCCCCAGAAGGCCAAGGCGCTCCTCGCGGAGGCCGGCTTCCCGGACGGCTTTCCCATCAAGATGCAGTCGACCCTGCGCTACATGAAGGACGGCGAGGTCGCGCAGGCGATCGCCCAACAGTTCGGCGACATCGGCGTGAAGACCGACCAGGAGGTTCTGGACTGGTCCGTCTATGTGCAGCAGGTGCCGCGCAAAGGCCCGATCTTCATGCTCGGATGGGGCTCGACGCAGACCCTTGATGCTGATGCGGCCGTCTATGCGATCCTGCGGACGGGTGAGCCCTACTCCACGGCGTCCATCCCGGAGCTCGACAAGCTCCTCGACGAAAGCCGCAAGATCGTCGATCCCGAGGCGCGCAAGACAGTTCTGCACGATATCCAGAAGCTCGCCGCCGAACAGGTTCCGCTGATCACGCTCTATCAGGAGGATTCCCTCTATGGCAAAGCCAAGACCCTCAACTTCGAAGGGCGACCTGACGCGCGCATCCCGGTCTTCGAGATGAGCAAGCGCTGA
- a CDS encoding M28 family peptidase, whose protein sequence is MSAPSLEAVIAAVDGPLMMQHMRLFDRYTKVAGTPTELDSLRYCEEQMKSFGFATEIILHDAYISIPLKGEVILDGRALRAITHSFSRSSPVGGLTAEVTDLGAGTAADFARQNVAGKVVLIDGIANPAAALRASQAGAAGQIHVSPHEHLHEMCVSSVWGSPTHETVDRLPRTVIVQIPFDEGQELRQRLKDNPHLEVILHAEVDTGWRKTPILVADLMTGSNPQEQPYVFYTGHHDTWYYGVMDNGGANATMMEVSRIAAQHCDIWRRGLRVVFWSGHSQGRYSSSSWYSDEHWEDIDKRALVHVNVDSTGGLGNTVVGDTSCAAELRPLAAEAVMAHSGQTFNNRRQSRAGDQSFWGIGVPGIFQNMSEQPASPEAETNASASVFGGGNRVGHGTGWWWHNPADTLDKIDEAILVRDTKIYMHAVWRLLTDRVLPLDYAEHARYLTATLRELQDAAGASFDLSLLLSRAGRLEQLASRLKAKSEAASDAEAAAINETLKAVSRALVPVDYTEKDRFTQDPALAQQAYPGLQPLRQFAALAPESDAAKFLHVGMMRARNRTALALADAIKAIETCLQNLGATAQ, encoded by the coding sequence ATGAGCGCCCCCTCACTGGAAGCCGTCATCGCGGCCGTCGATGGCCCCCTGATGATGCAACACATGCGCCTTTTCGATCGCTATACGAAGGTGGCCGGCACACCAACCGAGCTCGACAGCCTACGCTACTGCGAAGAGCAGATGAAATCCTTCGGTTTCGCCACGGAGATCATTCTCCACGACGCCTATATCAGTATTCCGCTCAAAGGTGAGGTTATTCTCGACGGCCGCGCGCTTCGGGCGATCACCCATTCCTTCTCGCGGTCATCCCCGGTCGGGGGCCTTACGGCTGAAGTCACCGATCTCGGGGCTGGAACAGCCGCTGATTTCGCGCGCCAGAATGTCGCCGGCAAGGTTGTCCTGATTGACGGCATTGCGAACCCCGCAGCAGCGCTACGTGCGTCGCAGGCGGGCGCTGCCGGCCAGATCCATGTCAGCCCGCACGAACATCTTCACGAGATGTGCGTATCGTCCGTCTGGGGGAGCCCCACACATGAGACGGTCGACCGCCTACCAAGGACTGTGATCGTCCAGATCCCCTTCGATGAGGGCCAAGAGCTGCGTCAGCGGCTGAAAGACAATCCTCACCTCGAAGTTATCCTGCACGCCGAAGTTGACACCGGATGGCGCAAGACGCCGATACTCGTGGCCGACCTGATGACGGGGTCAAATCCGCAGGAGCAGCCTTACGTGTTCTACACGGGACATCACGACACCTGGTATTACGGCGTCATGGACAACGGCGGCGCCAACGCGACCATGATGGAGGTCTCCCGTATAGCGGCCCAGCATTGCGATATATGGCGACGGGGGCTGCGCGTTGTTTTCTGGTCTGGACATTCGCAGGGCCGATATTCCAGTTCATCGTGGTATTCGGATGAGCATTGGGAAGATATCGACAAGCGCGCGCTGGTCCATGTCAATGTCGACTCGACCGGCGGCCTGGGAAACACAGTTGTCGGAGACACGAGCTGCGCAGCCGAGCTGCGCCCGCTCGCGGCCGAAGCGGTTATGGCGCACAGCGGCCAGACCTTCAACAACAGACGACAGAGCAGAGCTGGCGATCAGTCTTTCTGGGGCATCGGCGTGCCTGGAATTTTCCAGAACATGAGCGAACAGCCGGCCTCGCCGGAAGCGGAAACGAATGCCTCGGCCTCTGTCTTCGGCGGCGGCAACCGGGTGGGCCACGGTACGGGATGGTGGTGGCATAATCCGGCCGATACCCTGGACAAGATCGATGAGGCAATCCTCGTGCGCGACACAAAGATCTACATGCACGCTGTCTGGCGGCTGCTCACCGACAGGGTCCTGCCTCTCGATTACGCGGAGCATGCCCGCTATCTCACGGCGACCCTGCGCGAGTTACAGGACGCGGCTGGCGCCAGCTTTGATCTCAGCTTGCTGCTATCTCGCGCCGGCCGTCTGGAACAGCTGGCCAGCCGGCTCAAGGCCAAGTCAGAGGCGGCAAGCGATGCAGAAGCCGCTGCCATCAACGAGACGCTCAAGGCGGTGTCACGGGCGCTCGTGCCGGTGGATTACACGGAGAAAGACCGCTTCACCCAGGATCCCGCCCTCGCGCAGCAGGCTTACCCTGGCCTGCAACCACTCCGGCAGTTCGCAGCGCTCGCGCCCGAAAGTGACGCGGCGAAATTCCTGCACGTGGGCATGATGCGGGCCCGCAATCGTACCGCGTTGGCCCTGGCCGATGCCATCAAAGCTATCGAAACCTGCCTTCAAAACCTTGGCGCCACTGCGCAATAG
- a CDS encoding ABC transporter permease: MTRFWNAGRNADALFAISLLVAVFALAILVPLLWPVDPIRGQITATFKPPMSVVGGQLHPLGTDQLGRDLLARLGLGTAISLGIVLFASVIAVVLGTLLGMIAGYFGGWLDAVIMRAVDIQLAIPFILLILLIVAVVGPSMLNLIVVLGVTGWAIFARVARARTLEVRDLEYIDASRAIGLSDFAVLLRHVLPNIAGSQIVLVTLDLPRLIILEASVGFLGLGVQPPTPTLGNLIGEGRSFILLANWLVLYPGLVIGGLVVGCNLLGDWLVRRADRRGATT, from the coding sequence ATGACGCGGTTCTGGAACGCCGGCCGGAATGCGGACGCCCTCTTCGCCATCAGTCTTCTCGTCGCAGTTTTTGCGCTCGCCATTCTGGTGCCGCTCCTCTGGCCGGTCGACCCGATCCGTGGCCAGATCACGGCGACGTTCAAACCGCCGATGAGTGTCGTGGGGGGGCAGTTGCACCCCCTTGGCACGGACCAGCTCGGGCGCGATCTCCTGGCCCGGCTCGGCCTCGGCACAGCAATTTCCCTCGGGATCGTTCTCTTCGCTTCCGTCATCGCCGTGGTCCTCGGTACGCTGCTCGGCATGATCGCGGGCTATTTCGGCGGCTGGCTGGACGCGGTGATCATGCGCGCCGTCGACATCCAGCTCGCAATCCCCTTCATTCTGCTCATCCTACTGATCGTCGCGGTGGTCGGCCCCTCGATGCTCAATCTCATCGTGGTGCTCGGTGTCACCGGCTGGGCGATCTTTGCACGGGTTGCTCGCGCCAGGACGCTCGAGGTGCGGGATCTCGAGTATATCGATGCATCGCGGGCCATCGGCCTCTCGGACTTCGCGGTGCTCCTGCGGCATGTGCTGCCGAATATTGCGGGTTCGCAGATCGTCCTTGTCACGCTCGACCTTCCGCGACTCATCATCCTGGAGGCCTCTGTCGGTTTCCTCGGCCTCGGCGTGCAGCCGCCGACGCCGACGCTCGGCAATCTGATCGGCGAAGGGCGCTCCTTCATTCTTCTTGCCAACTGGCTCGTGCTTTACCCCGGCCTTGTCATCGGCGGTCTCGTCGTCGGCTGTAATCTCCTGGGAGACTGGCTGGTGCGCCGCGCCGACCGAAGGGGCGCCACGACGTGA
- a CDS encoding sulfurtransferase, producing METFLVEPSWLETKLGSHDLALLDCAWFAPEAGKTGLDAFRAEHIPTARHFDLNTASDGASPYPNMMPDPTQFSAIVGALGIDNDMTVVIYDAGYVSARVWWMFHRFGHDNVFILDGGLRRWKAEGRALESGDADAAIARTFEAKPPVTDIAGWVDVAIALSEGTAQVVDARMPDRFSGALPSGYPGLAPGHMPGAINVPWTSMMRQEGDFGFISPEEADAAFRKAGVDPDQPIIATCGSGVTAAVLAFQLLRMGKTDWTIYDGSWNEWGRRDDLPKAAVDPANDVASTI from the coding sequence GTGGAAACCTTTCTCGTGGAGCCTTCGTGGCTGGAAACGAAGCTCGGCTCCCATGATCTAGCGCTGTTGGATTGCGCTTGGTTTGCGCCGGAGGCGGGCAAAACCGGCCTCGACGCGTTCCGCGCGGAGCATATTCCAACGGCCCGCCACTTCGACCTCAATACCGCCTCGGATGGCGCATCACCCTATCCAAACATGATGCCGGATCCGACACAGTTTTCCGCCATCGTCGGCGCGCTCGGAATCGACAATGATATGACGGTCGTGATCTACGATGCGGGCTATGTCTCGGCGCGCGTGTGGTGGATGTTTCACCGCTTTGGTCATGACAATGTCTTCATTCTCGACGGCGGCTTGCGCCGCTGGAAGGCGGAAGGCAGGGCCCTTGAAAGCGGCGATGCCGATGCGGCCATCGCACGAACCTTCGAGGCAAAGCCGCCTGTCACTGACATCGCAGGCTGGGTGGATGTCGCCATCGCACTGAGTGAAGGCACCGCACAGGTCGTCGATGCACGCATGCCCGACCGCTTCTCCGGCGCGCTTCCCTCCGGCTATCCGGGACTGGCGCCGGGGCACATGCCCGGCGCCATCAATGTGCCCTGGACTTCGATGATGCGCCAGGAGGGTGACTTCGGCTTCATCTCGCCCGAGGAGGCAGACGCGGCTTTCCGCAAAGCTGGCGTCGATCCAGACCAGCCAATCATTGCGACCTGTGGCTCTGGTGTGACGGCGGCGGTCCTCGCCTTCCAGCTGCTACGCATGGGCAAGACGGATTGGACGATCTACGATGGTTCGTGGAACGAGTGGGGACGCCGTGACGATCTGCCCAAGGCCGCGGTCGATCCGGCGAACGACGTCGCCAGCACGATCTGA